The genomic DNA GCCTCGCCGAAGAAGTTCGGCAGGGAATAGATCAACCCCACAAGCAGCACGATCACGATGATCGCGTACTTCCAGACCGGATAACGGTTCATGAGAAAGCGCTTTTCAGAAACAGGACACCGGCGTAACTTGAGGCCATGCGCCACGAAGCGCAAGGCCGAGCCGCGCGTTGATTGCTGGGCTTACTGCTTGACGGCGCCCTTGGGCAGGACCTGGACCACAGCGCTGCGCTGGATCTTGATCTCCACGCCATTGGCGATTTCGAGGCCGAGGTACTGGTCGCCGAGCGAAGTGATCTTGCCGAGCACGCCGCCGGCGGTGGCCACTTCGTCGCCCTTGGCCAGCGCCTCGATCATGGCGCGGGCTTCCTTCTGGCGCTTCATTTGCGGGCGGATCATCACGAAATACAGCACCACGAACATCAGCACCAGGGGCAGCATGCTGCCCAGCGAGGACAGCATGTCGCCACCGCCGGAAGCTGCGGGTGCGGTCTGGGCGAAAGCAGAGGAAATGAACAAGAGAGTCTCCAGCAGAGAGAAGAGAGGAATGTCAGAAGCGCGGACCGGGCCCGCGGTTCCGCGGCCCCGGGGAAAAGGCCGCGAGTCAGAGCTTGAGGCGGCCTCGGCCGCGCGCAGCAGCGGGCATTGTATTCGTGGCAATGCCCCGCTCCGCGCGCTTATCCGGCGCGCGGAGCGGGGCTTTCCACGGGCTCCGGTCGCTATCTTTTCAGAAGCAAACGCCCGAGGCGGGGGGCCGCCGGGGCGCGCCCCGCGCCGGAATCACGCGGCGGCGCGCTGCGCCTGCTGCGGATGGCGCCACTTGGCGAGCAGCTCGCTCCAGCGGGTGCGGGCCGCGGCAAGGTTGCGCTCCTTCACGTGGCCGTAGCCGCGGATCTGCTCGGGCAGGCTCGCGATCTCCAGCGCCAGCGCATGGTTCTCGGCGCGAAGGCCGGCCATCACTTCCTCGATGCTCGCGCGGTACTCGGCGATGAGTGCGCGCTCGGTCCTGCGCTCTTCGGTGCGCCCGAAGATGTCCAGGGCCGTGCCGCGCAGGCCCTTGAGCCGGGCCAGCAGCCTGAAGCCGGCGAGCATCCAGGGGCCGAACTTCTGCTTCTGCAGCTGGCCCTTGGCGTTCTTCCTGGCGATGATGGGCGGCGCGAGGTGGTAGTTGAGCTTGAAGTCGCCCTCGAACATGCCCTCGACGCGGTCGAGGAACGAACGGTCGGCGTGCAGCCGCGCCACCTCGTACTCGTCCTTGTAGGCCATGAGCTTGAACAGGTAGCGCGCCACCGTTTCGGCCAGCGCGGTCTTGCCAAGCGCCGATTCGGCCTGCCGGACCTTGTCCACGAACTGCCGGTATTCCTCGGCATAGGCCGCGTTCTGGTAGCCCGTGAGGAATTCGACCCGGCGCGCCACCAGGCTTTCGACGGTCTCGCGCTTCTTGAACTCGATCACCTGGCCCGGGCGCAGGCGCTTTTGCAGCTCGTCCGGATGGACGGCCGCCTGGCGGCCCCATGCGAAGGCGGTCTTGTTGTTCTCGACCGCCACCGCGTTGAGCTCGATGGCGCGCAGCAGCGACTCGAGCGCCAGCGGAATCCAGCCCTTTTGCCAGGCAAAGCCCAGCAGCATCGGGTTGGCATAGAGGCTGTCACCCATCAGCGTGGTGGCCGCGGCATCGGCATCGAAGGTGCCGAGCGCGTCGGTGCCCACGGCGCGCGCGATCTGGCTGGCGCAGTCGTCCTGCGGGTTCACCCAGTTGGCGTTGCGCACGAAGGCGGCCGTGGGCGTGCTGTGCGTGTTGAGCGCGACGTGCGTGCGCCCTTCGCGCATGCGCGCCAGGGTTTCGGCGTTGACGGCCACCAGCGGATCGGCCGCCAGAATGAGGTCGGCCGCGGCGGTGCCCACGCGCGTGGTGCGGATCGCCTCCTGCGACTGGCCGATCAACGCATGGCTCCAGGTGGCGCCGCCCTTTTGGGCGAGGCCGGCCGCGTCCTGCGTGACGATGCCCTTGCCCTCGATGTGCGCCGCCATGCCCAGCAGCTGGCCGATGGTGATGACGCCCGTGCCGCCGACGCCGGCCACCACGATGCCCCACACCTGGTCCTGCGCCAGCACCGGCACGGCCGGCTCGGGCAGCGGGCCGAGTGCGAGCGGCGAATCGGCCTTGTCCCGGGCCTTCTTCTTGAGCTGCCCACCCTCGACCGTGACGAAGCTGGGGCAGAAGCCCTTGAGGCAGCTCATGTCCTTGTTGCAGCTGCTCTGGTTGATGGTGCGCTTGCGGCCGAACTCGGTTTCCAGCGGCTCGACCGACAGGCAGTTGCTCTGCACGCTGCAGTCGCCGCAGCCTTCGCAGACCAGCTCGTTGATGACCACGCGCTTGGCCGGATCGACGGCCGTGCCCCGCTTGCGGCGGCGGCGCTTCTCGGTGGCGCAGGTCTGGTCGTAGATGATGGCGGTGGTGCCGGCGATCTGGCGGAATTCGCGCTGGACCTCGTCGAGCAGGTCGCGATGCTTGACCGCCACATGGTCGCCCGGGATGTTCACGCCCTCGTACTTCTCGGGCTCGTCGGTCACGATGACGACCTTCTTGGCGCCCTCGGCATGCAGGCTCTCGGCGATCTGCAGCACCGAGTGGCCCTCGGGCCGCTCGCCGACCTGCTGGCCGCCGGTCATGGCCACGGCATCGTTGTAGAGGATCTTGTAGGTGATGTTCACGCCGGCCGCGATGCTCTGGCGGATCGCGAGCAGGCCGCTGTGGAAGTAGGTGCCGTCGCCCAGGTTCGCAAAGATGTGCTGGTCGGTGGTGAAAGGCTGCTGGCCGACCCACGGCACGCCCTCGCCGCCCATCTGCGTGAAGCCGATGGTGGAGCGGTCCATCCAGGTGGCCATGAAGTGGCAGCCGATGCCGCCCATCGCGCGCGAGCCCTCGGGCACCACGGTGCTGGTGTTGTGCGGGCAGCCCGAGCAGAACCAGGGCTGGCGGTCGGCGCCCTGCACGCCGCCCACCTTGAGCACTTCCATCGAGCGCTCCTTGGCTTCGAGGATGGCCATCTGGGCGTCGATGCGCGCGCGCATGTCTGCGCCGGCCTGCTCCAGGATGCCGAGCTTGCGCAGGCGCTGCGCAATCGCCTTGGCGATCAGCGCCGGGTTCAGGTCGGCGTTGGCGCGCAGCAGCGTGTTGGCGGTGGGGTTGGGCATGGCCCATTCGCCGCCGGAGAAATCGCCGTCGAGCTCGTTGAACTTGCCGAGCACGGTGGGGCGCACGTCGGCGCGCCAGTTGTAGAGCTCTTCCTTCAGCTGGTATTCGATGACCTGGCGCTTTTCTTCGACCACCAGGATCTCCTGCAGGCCGGTGGCGAAGTCGCGCGTGAGCTGCGCCTCCAGCGGCCACACCACGCCCACCTTGTGCAGCCGGATGCCCAGCTGGCGGCAGGTGGCGTCGTCCAGGCCCAGGTCGATCAGGGCCTGGCGGGTGTCGTTGTAGGCCTTGCCGCTGGCCATGATGCCGAAGCGGTCGTTCGGGCCTTCGATCACGTTGTGGTTCAGCCGGTTGGCGCGGATGTAGGCGAGCGCGGCATACCACTTGTAGTGCATGAGGCGCGCTTCCTGCTCGAGCGCGTGGTCGGGCCAGCGGATGTGCAGGCCGCCGGGCGGCATCTGGAAATCGGTGGGAATGACGATCTCGACGCGGTCCGGGTCGATCATGGCCGTGGCGCTCGACTCGACGATTTCCTGGATCGTCTTCATGCCCGACCAGATGCCCGAGAAGCGGCTCATCGCAAAGGCGTGGATGCCGAGGTCCAGGATTTC from Variovorax sp. V93 includes the following:
- the yajC gene encoding preprotein translocase subunit YajC, whose protein sequence is MFISSAFAQTAPAASGGGDMLSSLGSMLPLVLMFVVLYFVMIRPQMKRQKEARAMIEALAKGDEVATAGGVLGKITSLGDQYLGLEIANGVEIKIQRSAVVQVLPKGAVKQ
- a CDS encoding indolepyruvate ferredoxin oxidoreductase family protein yields the protein MNAPLPEHIRKALETVTLDDKYSLDYGRAFMSGVQALVKLPMLQRLRDKQAGKNTAGFISGYRGSPLGGYDQALWKASKFLKEQNIVFQPGVNEELAATALWGTQQLGFSPAGTNRFDGVFGIWYGKGPGVDRCSDVFKHANMAGTTEWGGVIAVAGDDHISKSSTAAHQSDHIFKACGTPVFFPANVQEILDLGIHAFAMSRFSGIWSGMKTIQEIVESSATAMIDPDRVEIVIPTDFQMPPGGLHIRWPDHALEQEARLMHYKWYAALAYIRANRLNHNVIEGPNDRFGIMASGKAYNDTRQALIDLGLDDATCRQLGIRLHKVGVVWPLEAQLTRDFATGLQEILVVEEKRQVIEYQLKEELYNWRADVRPTVLGKFNELDGDFSGGEWAMPNPTANTLLRANADLNPALIAKAIAQRLRKLGILEQAGADMRARIDAQMAILEAKERSMEVLKVGGVQGADRQPWFCSGCPHNTSTVVPEGSRAMGGIGCHFMATWMDRSTIGFTQMGGEGVPWVGQQPFTTDQHIFANLGDGTYFHSGLLAIRQSIAAGVNITYKILYNDAVAMTGGQQVGERPEGHSVLQIAESLHAEGAKKVVIVTDEPEKYEGVNIPGDHVAVKHRDLLDEVQREFRQIAGTTAIIYDQTCATEKRRRRKRGTAVDPAKRVVINELVCEGCGDCSVQSNCLSVEPLETEFGRKRTINQSSCNKDMSCLKGFCPSFVTVEGGQLKKKARDKADSPLALGPLPEPAVPVLAQDQVWGIVVAGVGGTGVITIGQLLGMAAHIEGKGIVTQDAAGLAQKGGATWSHALIGQSQEAIRTTRVGTAAADLILAADPLVAVNAETLARMREGRTHVALNTHSTPTAAFVRNANWVNPQDDCASQIARAVGTDALGTFDADAAATTLMGDSLYANPMLLGFAWQKGWIPLALESLLRAIELNAVAVENNKTAFAWGRQAAVHPDELQKRLRPGQVIEFKKRETVESLVARRVEFLTGYQNAAYAEEYRQFVDKVRQAESALGKTALAETVARYLFKLMAYKDEYEVARLHADRSFLDRVEGMFEGDFKLNYHLAPPIIARKNAKGQLQKQKFGPWMLAGFRLLARLKGLRGTALDIFGRTEERRTERALIAEYRASIEEVMAGLRAENHALALEIASLPEQIRGYGHVKERNLAAARTRWSELLAKWRHPQQAQRAAA